A single Pedobacter sp. PACM 27299 DNA region contains:
- a CDS encoding GNAT family N-acetyltransferase, with the protein MEVKNLENIDLEKLVAVINLSFSDYIVPLQLNLEILKAKIKAEDIKMELSMGVFDGDEMLGCMLHGLRDTEEGLTVYNGATGVIPSHRGRGLVRKMYEHLLPELKKLEVKNMVLEVITGNHPAIKAYEKMGYTVHRTLDCYRGKIQVNNNSPVSILKEIDPVEWKELMSFWDTKPSWQNAVQSLENSKENCQFVAAYRDDLLVGYAVYNPTSRKINQLAVAKNYRNKGIGTELFAHINEVVDQQEVFVFNVDHNAASTLEFLKAQGLCEHIAQFEMSRMV; encoded by the coding sequence ATGGAAGTAAAAAACTTAGAGAATATCGATCTTGAAAAATTAGTGGCAGTAATTAATTTATCATTTTCAGATTATATCGTGCCCCTGCAGCTGAATTTAGAAATATTGAAAGCTAAGATTAAAGCAGAGGACATCAAGATGGAATTATCTATGGGCGTGTTTGATGGTGATGAAATGCTGGGTTGTATGTTACATGGATTACGGGATACGGAGGAAGGATTAACAGTGTACAATGGTGCTACAGGCGTAATTCCAAGCCATAGAGGGAGAGGATTGGTCCGAAAAATGTATGAACATCTGCTGCCGGAATTAAAAAAGCTAGAGGTAAAGAATATGGTATTGGAAGTGATCACTGGAAATCATCCTGCAATAAAAGCGTATGAGAAAATGGGATATACTGTGCATAGAACGCTAGATTGTTATAGAGGAAAAATTCAGGTCAACAATAACAGTCCGGTCAGCATATTGAAAGAAATTGATCCGGTGGAATGGAAGGAGTTGATGTCTTTCTGGGATACAAAACCCTCCTGGCAGAATGCCGTTCAGTCCTTGGAAAATAGCAAAGAAAATTGTCAGTTTGTGGCTGCTTATCGCGATGATTTATTGGTCGGTTATGCCGTCTATAATCCGACATCAAGAAAAATAAATCAGCTTGCCGTTGCTAAAAATTACCGAAATAAGGGAATTGGTACGGAGCTGTTTGCTCATATCAATGAGGTAGTTGATCAGCAAGAAGTTTTTGTCTTCAATGTAGACCATAATGCGGCTTCTACTTTGGAATTCTTAAAAGCTCAGGGGCTTTGCGAACATATCGCACAGTTTGAGATGAGCAGAATGGTCTAA
- a CDS encoding OmpW/AlkL family protein, whose amino-acid sequence MKRLSILMVLLMTGFYGFSQSSQPAEKWRIRLRGVAVMPQESAEIGVIGGDAKISNSFIPELDFTYFFNKNFAAELILGTTRHKVNTVGSDLSAIGASKSADVNLGKVWLLPPTLTLQYHYPVGKFNPYLGAGINYTIFYSADAGPTVKDIKYKDKFAFAAQAGFDYDISDKFFINVDLKKIFLSTTAIVDASNLTPAASPQLAPVLGSINADVKIKSWLLGVGLGYKF is encoded by the coding sequence ATGAAAAGGTTAAGTATACTTATGGTCCTGTTAATGACCGGATTTTACGGATTTTCACAAAGCAGCCAGCCTGCTGAAAAATGGAGGATTAGATTGAGAGGTGTGGCGGTAATGCCTCAGGAAAGTGCAGAAATCGGCGTAATTGGCGGCGATGCAAAGATTTCCAATTCTTTCATTCCTGAGCTGGATTTCACTTATTTCTTTAACAAAAATTTCGCGGCAGAGCTGATTCTGGGTACCACCAGACATAAAGTAAACACGGTAGGTTCCGACCTTAGTGCGATCGGTGCCTCCAAGTCAGCAGATGTAAATCTGGGAAAAGTATGGTTACTTCCTCCTACCCTGACCTTACAATATCATTACCCTGTTGGAAAGTTTAACCCATATCTTGGAGCTGGTATCAATTATACCATCTTTTATAGTGCAGATGCGGGGCCAACCGTAAAAGACATCAAATACAAAGATAAATTTGCCTTTGCAGCTCAAGCTGGTTTTGACTACGACATCAGTGATAAATTCTTTATTAATGTGGATTTGAAGAAGATTTTCCTTTCTACCACAGCAATTGTTGATGCTTCAAACCTGACACCAGCAGCAAGTCCGCAGCTGGCACCAGTACTCGGCAGCATCAATGCAGATGTGAAAATAAAATCGTGGTTATTAGGCGTAGGTTTAGGCTATAAGTTCTAA
- a CDS encoding lipocalin-like domain-containing protein has product MKLFITLLLCGFGLISNAQTSKELIGKWKLVKETKDGVVTTPTDVYQVFMEDGIFQGINGSNSRKGKWKLSDDNKELTIKISIISIKFSVDYFDAKKRTISSDKTGKLEYVKVE; this is encoded by the coding sequence ATGAAACTATTCATCACACTATTACTTTGCGGATTCGGATTGATCAGCAATGCGCAGACTTCTAAAGAACTGATTGGAAAATGGAAATTGGTAAAAGAGACTAAAGATGGTGTTGTAACCACACCAACGGACGTTTATCAGGTATTTATGGAGGATGGCATATTTCAAGGAATCAATGGCAGCAATTCCCGAAAAGGCAAATGGAAACTTTCGGACGATAATAAGGAGCTGACCATTAAGATCAGTATCATTTCTATTAAGTTCTCAGTAGATTATTTTGATGCAAAAAAGAGGACCATCAGCAGTGATAAAACAGGGAAATTAGAATATGTGAAAGTTGAATAA
- a CDS encoding YqjF family protein translates to MSFLTAEWRKLAMANYVVDKELLYPYLPAGTEIDLFNGNCYVSLVGFLFKETRLLGVRVPFYANFEELNLRFYVKYQEGGVWKRGVCFIKEIVPKFALAFIANTVYKENYESMPMKHRFSETEQELSVEYQWKYHDIWQSFGVKAALALSEIEAGTEAEFITEHYWGYARYTDTVTNEYEVRHPRWMEYKVNSFNIVVDFELNYGENFKFLNEKSPASVMLIEGSEITVERKKTLRPV, encoded by the coding sequence ATGAGTTTTTTAACAGCCGAATGGAGAAAACTAGCTATGGCAAATTATGTCGTAGATAAGGAACTCCTTTATCCTTATTTGCCAGCAGGAACAGAGATCGATTTATTTAATGGAAACTGCTATGTGAGTTTAGTCGGTTTTCTATTTAAAGAAACGAGATTATTAGGAGTTCGCGTTCCTTTTTATGCTAATTTTGAAGAGCTGAACTTGCGGTTTTATGTAAAGTATCAGGAGGGAGGGGTTTGGAAAAGAGGGGTGTGTTTTATAAAAGAAATCGTACCAAAATTTGCACTGGCATTCATTGCGAATACAGTTTATAAAGAAAACTATGAGTCCATGCCTATGAAACATCGTTTCTCTGAAACTGAGCAAGAACTTAGCGTGGAATATCAGTGGAAGTATCATGATATATGGCAATCATTTGGAGTGAAAGCTGCCCTGGCATTGTCGGAAATTGAAGCGGGAACTGAGGCTGAATTCATTACAGAACATTATTGGGGTTATGCCAGGTATACGGATACAGTAACGAATGAGTATGAGGTCAGGCATCCTCGGTGGATGGAATATAAAGTAAACAGTTTTAATATTGTGGTCGACTTTGAACTTAATTACGGAGAGAATTTTAAGTTTCTGAATGAGAAGAGCCCAGCATCAGTCATGCTGATAGAGGGCTCAGAAATAACTGTGGAACGGAAGAAGACATTGCGTCCAGTTTAG
- a CDS encoding DinB family protein produces the protein MEFENEVNSTRKLLHAIPEKDLGYKPADISWTMGELAQHIATIYYWYVGALTEEVYDMAKATLERGDTNDINAILALFERNVEKARAALATLTEQKLQDSWTMKVGERTILGPMPRGIVTRGFLFNHIYHHRGELIVYLRATGNKVPSIYGPTYEDSRSS, from the coding sequence ATTGAATTTGAAAACGAAGTAAACAGTACACGTAAATTACTCCATGCGATTCCAGAAAAAGACCTTGGGTATAAACCTGCTGACATCTCCTGGACGATGGGCGAACTCGCTCAGCATATTGCCACCATTTATTACTGGTATGTAGGTGCATTAACAGAAGAGGTATATGACATGGCGAAAGCGACACTGGAGCGTGGAGATACCAATGATATTAATGCAATACTGGCACTTTTTGAACGCAATGTTGAAAAGGCCAGAGCGGCATTAGCCACGCTTACAGAACAAAAATTACAAGACAGCTGGACGATGAAAGTCGGTGAACGCACCATTCTTGGTCCAATGCCAAGAGGCATTGTAACTCGTGGATTTCTGTTCAATCATATTTACCACCACCGGGGTGAGCTGATCGTTTACCTGCGTGCAACTGGAAATAAAGTACCCAGTATTTATGGGCCTACCTATGAAGATAGCAGGAGCAGCTAA
- a CDS encoding PepSY-associated TM helix domain-containing protein — translation MNNKKKTFKYWTGQLHLWLGLTSGLFVCFLGITGCILAFEREIEDITQPYRFTKVEQRALMAPSLLKKIADEALPGKHAHSVGYQPGKSSQVVYFAESPSYYWIVFLNPYTAEVLKVKNMEDDFFRIMIMGHYYLWLPAHIGQPILASATLMFLFLLISGLVLWWPKNKAASKKRFSIKWNAKWKRVNYDLHNVMGFYMTWILIFIAISGLVMGFQWFAKSVYWISSGGDQMKQFAESYSDTTQVNSFKGTQPAMDILWAKTLKGLPGYTGGLEVHVPENAKSAIEVAINPDTDTYWKADYLYYDQYTLMEMEVTHSFGKLKNASVADKITRMNYDIHIGAIAGLPGKILAFLASLIAASLPITGFLIWRGRKKKKTSQA, via the coding sequence TTGAACAATAAAAAAAAGACGTTCAAATATTGGACAGGACAATTGCACTTATGGCTCGGATTAACATCCGGGCTATTTGTGTGTTTCTTAGGGATTACCGGATGTATATTAGCCTTTGAACGTGAGATTGAAGACATTACACAGCCCTATCGGTTCACAAAAGTAGAGCAGCGTGCTTTGATGGCCCCCTCCTTACTTAAAAAAATTGCAGATGAAGCCTTGCCTGGTAAACATGCCCATAGTGTGGGTTATCAGCCAGGAAAATCTTCACAGGTGGTTTATTTTGCAGAAAGCCCATCTTATTATTGGATTGTATTTTTAAACCCTTACACCGCTGAGGTATTAAAGGTTAAAAATATGGAGGATGACTTTTTCAGGATCATGATCATGGGTCATTATTACCTCTGGCTTCCAGCACATATTGGTCAGCCGATCCTCGCCTCAGCCACCTTAATGTTTCTGTTTTTACTGATTTCAGGTCTGGTATTGTGGTGGCCGAAAAACAAAGCGGCGAGTAAGAAAAGATTCAGTATTAAATGGAATGCAAAATGGAAACGCGTCAACTACGACTTACATAATGTCATGGGCTTTTACATGACCTGGATCCTGATTTTTATAGCCATATCTGGCCTCGTAATGGGCTTTCAATGGTTTGCAAAATCGGTGTATTGGATTTCCTCGGGCGGAGACCAGATGAAACAGTTTGCGGAAAGTTACTCGGATACGACACAGGTAAATAGCTTTAAAGGGACACAGCCGGCAATGGACATTTTATGGGCAAAGACTTTAAAAGGCTTACCAGGTTACACTGGAGGACTGGAAGTACATGTTCCTGAAAATGCGAAGTCGGCCATAGAAGTCGCGATAAATCCAGATACGGACACGTATTGGAAAGCCGATTACCTTTACTACGATCAATATACGTTGATGGAAATGGAAGTAACACATAGTTTCGGAAAACTAAAAAATGCAAGTGTTGCTGATAAAATAACCAGAATGAACTACGACATCCATATTGGTGCGATAGCTGGCCTACCCGGTAAAATATTGGCCTTTCTAGCGAGTTTAATTGCGGCAAGTTTGCCTATTACAGGATTCCTGATCTGGCGTGGCCGTAAAAAGAAAAAAACCAGTCAAGCGTAA
- a CDS encoding TonB-dependent siderophore receptor, whose translation MNILRLFNLIFLLSLCSIAGNAQQKNSIKGKILTADGQAAAYVSVGLKGKGIAVTTDDKGEYSFVKIKDGHYIIRVSAIGLKSAEKTATVSGDQTIYINFSLSESADELKEVVVSGNKRKYKVDAPSSSLRLDEPLLEVPQNIQIITSSTLADQQITSMSDGVIRNVSGVTRLEHWGDLYTRVNTRGARAAAFRNGINLTSDWGPLTEDMSFVDHIEFVKGPSGFMMSNGEPSGIYNVVTKKPTGRDFNGEASFTLGSYDMYRSTLDLDGKLNKSGKLSYRLNLMGQSKNSHRAYEYNDRYSIAPVISYQVDDQTLITAEYNYQHVKLSDLGSAYVFAPDGYATLPRNFTMSEPGLEPNLAKEHSLFLNMQHHFNANWKLTAQLAYVNFSQQSSDIWPASVAANGDIIRDLYLFDAALNYKFGQVFLNGQATTGSISHRILVGLDVGDKERYYDFGQSAKLDNAAKPFNIYNPVYGAPANGIPQFDRSKSLYQRAANSRVNQSYTGLYLQDELGFLENKIRLTLAGRFTYVKQSEYGVNTEDKRFTPRVGLSVSIDKETSVYGLFDQTFIPQTGAIKSGAQPKPITGNNIEFGIKKDWFDGRWNTTIAAYRILKNNELSPDPTSTPASPYSLQLGQSRTKGIEFDLRGEILPGLNLIANYALTDSRVSKATEVYGEIIAVGTKIAGYAKHNANAWLSYKIQDGDLKGVGVSGGFSYLADRSSWSWGGAGTQEMPSYFKLDGGVFWEKDKIRLTGNVFNILDKYLYSGASYGDYYYWQTEAPRNYRLSIAYKF comes from the coding sequence ATGAATATACTTCGACTATTTAATTTAATATTCCTGCTCTCCTTATGCTCCATTGCAGGCAATGCCCAGCAAAAGAATAGCATTAAAGGGAAAATACTAACCGCTGATGGACAAGCCGCTGCTTACGTGAGTGTAGGCTTGAAGGGCAAAGGAATTGCAGTGACTACAGACGATAAAGGAGAATATAGCTTCGTAAAAATTAAAGATGGCCATTATATCATACGCGTTTCCGCGATAGGCTTAAAAAGTGCAGAAAAGACAGCAACTGTATCTGGAGATCAAACGATCTATATCAATTTCAGTTTATCAGAAAGTGCCGATGAATTAAAAGAGGTAGTCGTTTCTGGTAATAAAAGAAAATATAAAGTGGATGCTCCCTCCTCCTCATTGAGGTTGGATGAACCACTATTAGAGGTACCACAAAACATTCAAATCATTACTTCTTCCACTCTTGCCGACCAGCAGATTACCAGTATGAGTGATGGTGTGATCAGAAATGTTAGTGGGGTTACCAGATTAGAGCATTGGGGTGATCTATACACCCGCGTAAACACCCGTGGAGCAAGAGCAGCCGCTTTTAGAAATGGGATAAATTTAACCTCTGATTGGGGCCCGCTTACTGAAGACATGAGTTTTGTAGACCACATCGAATTTGTGAAAGGCCCATCTGGCTTTATGATGTCTAACGGTGAACCAAGTGGTATTTACAACGTGGTGACTAAAAAACCTACTGGAAGAGACTTTAATGGTGAAGCTTCTTTTACTTTAGGCAGCTATGATATGTACCGCAGCACGCTTGATCTGGATGGAAAACTGAACAAATCCGGAAAATTATCCTACCGCCTAAACTTAATGGGCCAAAGCAAAAACTCACACCGTGCTTATGAATATAACGACCGATATAGCATTGCTCCTGTGATTAGCTACCAGGTTGATGATCAAACCCTGATCACTGCGGAATATAATTATCAGCATGTGAAACTATCAGATCTAGGCTCAGCTTATGTTTTCGCTCCAGATGGCTATGCGACATTACCTAGAAATTTCACCATGTCTGAACCTGGTTTAGAACCTAACCTTGCGAAAGAGCATAGCCTGTTCTTAAACATGCAGCACCATTTTAATGCAAACTGGAAACTTACCGCGCAATTAGCGTATGTAAATTTCAGTCAGCAATCAAGTGATATATGGCCCGCATCTGTAGCTGCGAATGGCGATATCATTCGTGACCTTTACCTATTTGATGCCGCATTGAACTATAAATTCGGTCAGGTATTTTTAAATGGACAAGCAACCACCGGAAGCATCAGTCACCGTATTTTAGTAGGCCTGGATGTAGGTGATAAAGAGCGTTATTATGATTTTGGACAATCAGCTAAACTTGACAATGCTGCTAAACCGTTTAACATTTACAATCCAGTATATGGTGCTCCTGCAAATGGGATTCCTCAATTTGACCGCAGTAAGAGCTTATACCAAAGAGCTGCAAATAGCCGTGTAAATCAATCTTATACTGGCCTATACCTGCAGGACGAGCTTGGTTTTCTGGAAAACAAAATCCGCTTAACACTGGCCGGAAGATTCACCTACGTGAAACAATCTGAATATGGCGTAAACACAGAAGACAAAAGATTTACACCTAGAGTAGGTTTAAGTGTATCCATTGATAAAGAAACCTCTGTTTATGGGTTATTTGACCAGACTTTTATTCCGCAGACAGGTGCAATTAAAAGCGGAGCACAACCAAAACCGATCACCGGAAACAACATCGAATTTGGAATCAAGAAAGATTGGTTTGATGGCCGCTGGAACACGACCATTGCCGCTTATCGCATCCTTAAAAATAATGAATTGTCGCCAGACCCAACCAGTACACCTGCCTCCCCATACTCTTTACAATTGGGACAAAGCAGAACAAAAGGGATCGAATTTGACCTTCGTGGGGAGATCTTACCTGGATTAAACCTGATCGCCAACTATGCACTTACAGATTCCAGAGTAAGTAAGGCTACAGAAGTTTATGGGGAAATTATTGCTGTTGGAACTAAAATCGCAGGCTATGCCAAACATAATGCAAATGCCTGGCTGAGCTATAAAATTCAAGATGGCGACTTAAAAGGTGTTGGCGTAAGTGGTGGTTTCAGCTATCTGGCCGACCGCAGTTCATGGTCATGGGGAGGTGCAGGAACTCAGGAAATGCCTAGCTACTTTAAATTAGACGGCGGTGTATTTTGGGAAAAAGATAAAATCCGCTTAACAGGAAATGTATTCAACATCCTGGACAAATACCTATATAGCGGCGCTTCTTATGGCGATTATTACTACTGGCAAACTGAAGCACCAAGAAATTACAGACTGAGCATTGCTTACAAATTTTAA
- a CDS encoding MAC/perforin domain-containing protein → MKKTMLFMATFAILASCKKNSGESTTLEEKLSPDIELVVKGATQESKPLYPWSKTYDFLGFGYDVTDKFNDEASVRANVVDVPAFAASEPQRVIVSRGTEGSWKNIQANDAVGLSEKLSNSFTETKGLKLFGNTVENIFQGTVATDKKYLYGYYSNYMIWKRYSFYGQTINNFLTAGFKSDITTLNAEELVHKYGTHVLTQIEMGSKFDVIYQAEATAQNRGAIIMEGLRYALKHTFGLASGYLDEVNLRDLNANSSAKIHYSSIGGDMSKLKPEIVNNKMTVNINDWRASTTEDNARFIGVYNNGLMPLDSFIDDAAKKAQVKSYLQQYFAAKAVKLTN, encoded by the coding sequence ATGAAAAAAACAATGCTATTCATGGCAACTTTTGCCATCCTTGCTTCCTGCAAGAAAAATTCGGGAGAAAGCACGACACTTGAAGAAAAATTATCACCAGATATTGAACTGGTAGTTAAAGGAGCAACACAAGAAAGTAAGCCCTTGTATCCTTGGTCCAAGACTTATGATTTTTTAGGCTTTGGATATGATGTTACAGACAAGTTCAACGATGAAGCTTCGGTAAGGGCTAATGTAGTAGATGTTCCTGCTTTTGCTGCCAGTGAACCCCAAAGGGTGATTGTATCGAGAGGTACTGAAGGTTCCTGGAAAAATATTCAAGCCAATGATGCGGTAGGGCTTTCAGAAAAACTTTCCAATTCATTTACAGAAACAAAAGGATTGAAACTATTCGGAAATACTGTGGAAAACATTTTCCAAGGAACAGTCGCCACTGATAAAAAATATCTTTACGGATATTATTCTAATTACATGATCTGGAAAAGGTACAGTTTTTATGGACAAACCATAAATAACTTTTTAACAGCTGGTTTTAAGAGTGACATCACTACATTAAATGCAGAAGAACTCGTTCATAAATATGGAACGCACGTACTCACCCAGATAGAAATGGGTTCAAAATTTGACGTCATTTATCAGGCAGAAGCTACTGCGCAAAATAGAGGAGCCATTATTATGGAAGGCTTACGCTACGCGCTAAAACATACTTTTGGCTTGGCGAGCGGTTATTTGGATGAAGTAAACTTAAGAGACTTAAATGCAAACTCATCAGCTAAAATCCATTATAGTTCTATTGGCGGCGATATGAGTAAACTAAAACCTGAAATCGTAAATAATAAAATGACAGTAAATATTAACGATTGGCGTGCTTCTACGACCGAAGATAATGCAAGATTCATTGGTGTTTATAACAATGGCTTGATGCCTCTTGATAGTTTTATTGACGATGCCGCAAAAAAAGCGCAGGTAAAATCTTATCTCCAACAATATTTCGCTGCTAAAGCAGTGAAGCTGACAAATTAA
- a CDS encoding DUF5689 domain-containing protein, which yields MKRIYAGHPVTLSMLLIFIAIMASCSKAKNEEQEFIPIPDAKQISIAYVKALSTAELIKIKDEGVIRGVVISDASSKNLENNRTLFLQEGNGKSGLMIELKAAHNFILNDSLEINIFDQTLTKLNGTVVLQDLATNLVKKVGVGHIIPRITTVRELQANKKDWEGSLIRISPCELSSDNGNYSGKMKIRDGKVTLASYILADAVFNNQELPQEMMSILGIVRLNGNEVQLAPVNMREILPLKYVVDEFTKWTNTGINSIPSSTVNVMQTEVADWYGDPKEGAIKQLANSADLVFTKPGKIYPYLPKDSIDGFLRLQRFDKLNLKGLKVMEVTFAASKSMGITIFSEMSGNQSINLTLLPFNTGIDEVNIGISIKIGNSESYRLTSLLAPIKETGKFYTAKFIIPSSLEDLIAMGISAGKGQEWLENPKLDLINLSSRKTPGISTYYRDRYIPMIIDKVKMGF from the coding sequence ATGAAAAGAATCTATGCAGGTCACCCGGTTACCTTATCAATGCTTTTAATTTTCATAGCCATTATGGCCTCTTGTTCAAAAGCTAAAAATGAAGAGCAGGAGTTTATTCCGATTCCTGATGCTAAACAAATTTCGATTGCCTATGTAAAGGCTTTAAGCACGGCAGAATTAATAAAAATTAAGGACGAGGGTGTAATTAGAGGTGTTGTGATCTCGGATGCCAGTTCAAAAAATTTGGAGAACAATAGAACGCTGTTTCTACAGGAAGGTAATGGGAAGAGCGGGCTCATGATCGAGTTAAAAGCAGCTCATAATTTTATTTTAAATGACAGCCTGGAAATAAACATTTTCGATCAGACATTAACAAAATTGAATGGGACTGTAGTATTGCAGGATTTGGCTACTAATTTAGTAAAAAAGGTAGGTGTTGGTCACATTATCCCCCGGATAACTACTGTGAGAGAACTTCAGGCAAATAAAAAAGATTGGGAAGGTAGTTTAATACGCATTTCCCCATGCGAATTGAGCTCTGATAATGGGAACTATTCAGGGAAAATGAAAATAAGAGATGGAAAGGTGACCCTTGCTTCCTATATCCTGGCAGATGCGGTATTTAATAACCAGGAGCTGCCTCAGGAAATGATGAGCATTTTAGGGATTGTACGTTTAAATGGAAATGAAGTCCAGTTGGCCCCAGTTAATATGCGAGAAATCCTTCCATTAAAATATGTTGTAGATGAATTTACAAAATGGACAAACACAGGCATTAATTCTATTCCTTCAAGCACGGTGAACGTCATGCAGACCGAAGTTGCAGACTGGTATGGAGATCCGAAAGAAGGTGCAATCAAGCAGCTTGCAAATTCGGCAGATCTAGTTTTTACGAAGCCAGGAAAGATATATCCTTACTTGCCTAAAGATTCTATTGACGGTTTCCTCCGACTGCAGCGTTTTGATAAATTGAATTTAAAAGGGTTGAAAGTTATGGAAGTCACATTTGCCGCGAGTAAAAGTATGGGCATTACCATCTTTTCTGAAATGAGTGGCAATCAATCCATTAATTTAACACTTTTACCATTTAACACCGGCATCGACGAAGTGAATATAGGAATCAGCATAAAAATAGGCAATAGTGAGTCTTATCGCTTGACATCATTGTTAGCTCCTATTAAAGAAACCGGTAAATTTTATACGGCTAAATTTATAATCCCTTCCAGCCTGGAGGATTTAATCGCGATGGGTATTAGTGCAGGAAAAGGTCAGGAATGGCTGGAAAATCCAAAGCTAGACCTCATTAATCTGTCCTCAAGAAAAACACCCGGTATCAGCACTTATTATCGAGACCGTTATATCCCGATGATAATAGACAAGGTAAAAATGGGCTTCTAA
- a CDS encoding VOC family protein produces MNLASLRIITTNIKQLVQFYEKITGLTAHWSTADFAELHLGSFNLAIGSTLTMSLFGKDFAEPASNKSVTIEFLVKNVDEDYDRIKDALAEIVQEPTTMPWGNRSLLFRDPDGNLINFFSPVSPEAIKKFS; encoded by the coding sequence ATGAATTTAGCATCATTAAGAATCATCACGACAAACATCAAACAATTGGTACAGTTTTATGAAAAAATCACTGGTTTAACTGCGCATTGGTCAACAGCAGACTTCGCAGAGCTCCATCTCGGCAGCTTTAATTTAGCCATAGGAAGTACCCTGACCATGAGCTTGTTCGGAAAAGATTTCGCGGAGCCAGCAAGCAACAAAAGTGTCACTATAGAATTTCTTGTGAAGAATGTGGATGAAGATTACGATCGTATTAAAGACGCATTAGCTGAAATTGTTCAGGAGCCGACCACCATGCCTTGGGGAAATCGCTCCTTATTATTTCGTGATCCCGATGGTAATTTAATCAACTTCTTCAGCCCTGTCAGTCCGGAAGCGATCAAGAAATTCAGTTAA
- a CDS encoding SPFH domain-containing protein, whose protein sequence is MGLFSKLLGEFIDVIEWVDHSQDTLVWKFPRNDNAIKMGAKLTVRESQVAIFMNDGRIADVFLPGMYELTTQNIPILTTLMSWKYGFNSPFQADVYFVSMRTFLNQKWGTKNPVMIRDAEFGPVRLRAFGSFNFKVQDAKVFLTQISATNPNFSIDDINEQLRNTVVSRAMDTIAESKIPVLDLAANYNEVGLLVTQHIQPDFTELGLELSKLFVENISLPPEVEQALDKRSQMGIIGNLGAYAQFQAANAIEKSAENTIGGNLGAAGMGIGVGAAMMGQVGNIFQQNQFDPNAKTAEAPPSLNAVEYHFAKDGKPDGPHSLDSIKTLIAANVINKETQVWKKGMAAWAPAGSLTELFDHEPPPLI, encoded by the coding sequence ATGGGATTATTTAGCAAATTATTAGGTGAGTTTATAGATGTTATTGAGTGGGTAGACCATAGTCAGGACACCCTGGTTTGGAAATTCCCTCGTAATGACAACGCGATAAAAATGGGCGCTAAACTGACAGTACGTGAATCGCAGGTAGCAATTTTCATGAACGATGGTCGGATAGCGGATGTATTTCTTCCGGGTATGTACGAGCTTACTACGCAGAACATTCCTATTCTGACCACCTTGATGAGTTGGAAATATGGCTTCAACAGCCCATTTCAGGCAGACGTTTATTTTGTCAGCATGCGTACTTTTTTAAATCAAAAATGGGGCACTAAAAACCCGGTGATGATACGTGACGCAGAATTTGGTCCAGTTCGCCTGCGTGCTTTTGGTTCATTCAACTTTAAAGTACAGGATGCCAAAGTATTTCTTACTCAGATCTCTGCTACCAATCCCAACTTTAGCATTGACGACATTAACGAGCAGCTGCGCAATACCGTAGTTTCGCGTGCGATGGATACCATTGCAGAGTCCAAAATACCGGTACTTGACCTTGCTGCGAATTACAATGAAGTGGGCCTTCTGGTAACACAACATATACAGCCTGATTTTACCGAACTCGGACTTGAGCTCAGCAAATTATTTGTTGAAAACATATCCTTACCTCCTGAAGTAGAACAGGCACTAGACAAACGGAGTCAGATGGGCATCATCGGAAACCTGGGTGCTTATGCGCAGTTTCAGGCCGCAAATGCGATCGAAAAATCTGCGGAAAACACCATTGGTGGCAACCTTGGAGCAGCAGGTATGGGAATTGGCGTTGGCGCAGCGATGATGGGCCAGGTGGGCAATATCTTTCAGCAAAACCAGTTTGATCCCAATGCAAAAACTGCAGAGGCTCCCCCATCACTAAATGCGGTAGAATATCATTTCGCAAAAGATGGAAAACCTGATGGACCTCACAGCCTTGATTCTATTAAAACATTGATCGCCGCTAATGTGATCAATAAAGAAACTCAGGTTTGGAAAAAGGGAATGGCGGCATGGGCTCCTGCAGGGTCCTTGACCGAGTTATTTGACCATGAACCACCACCACTCATCTAA